A single Xenopus laevis strain J_2021 chromosome 3S, Xenopus_laevis_v10.1, whole genome shotgun sequence DNA region contains:
- the LOC121402286 gene encoding LOW QUALITY PROTEIN: major histocompatibility complex class I-related gene protein-like (The sequence of the model RefSeq protein was modified relative to this genomic sequence to represent the inferred CDS: substituted 2 bases at 2 genomic stop codons) — MRGRMFGLFLLPVSLLVPSVCLSSHTLQYTFTLISSSASPTYFIVAFVDKAQIGRYTSETQWVEPLLDWKKERLEPKHWETMTFWGRHYQNCHTKDMAFFRDRFNRTYGDGGHYIYRVKFACEVEEDCTVQGDEAFAFNGNEFTFFNKDNMRFVAVNCEAEVIAQEWNRQQLSAIKHKKHMEQDYIEXMKLXLTLGRGPTRRKVIRPKVKVFPRKSDSETKLHCWVNGFYPRDVLVRWLRNGIELEQRDRVGATGSSWRNGIELEERDQVGVGGGQRDSPLLGIPPNPEFHVPLPPFLYKQSPGKEAPP; from the exons ATGCGGGGGAGGATGTTTGGCCTGTTCCTTCTCCCTGTGAGTCTGCTGGTGCCAAGTGTGTGCCTAT CCAGTCACACCCTCCAATACACTTTCACTCTGATCTCCAGTTCGGCCAGTCCGACCTACTTCATTGTGGCGTTTGTAGATAAAGCCCAGATAGGGAGGTACACCAGCGAAACGCAGTGGGTGGAGCCTCTGCTGGACTGGAAGAAGGAGCGCCTTGAGCCAAAACACTGGGAAACCATGACTTTCTGGGGCAGGCATTACCAAAACTGTCACACCAAGGATATGGCCTTTTTTAGGGATCGCTTTAACCGCACATATG GGGATGGAGGCCATTACATTTACCGGGTGAAGTTTGCATGCGAGGTGGAGGAGGACTGCACTGTCCAAGGTGATGAAGCCTTTGCCTTTAACGGGAATGAGTTCACGTTCTTCAATAAAGACAACATGCGTTTCGTGGCAGTGAATTGCGAGGCTGAGGTGATAGCTCAGGAGTGGAACAGGCAGCAGTTGAGCGCCATCAAGCACAAGAAGCACATGGAGCAGGACTACATTGAGTAGATGAAGCTCTAGCTGACGTTGGGACGAGGTCCGACGAGAAGAAAGGTCA TTCGCCCCAAGGTGAAGGTTTTCCCTCGGAAGTCGGACAGCGAGACAAAGCTTCACTGCTGGGTGAATGGCTTCTACCCCCGAGACGTGCTCGTGAGATGGCTGAGGAACGGGATCGAGTTGGAGCAACGGGATCGAGTTGGAGCAACGGGATCGAGTTGGAGGAACGGGATCGAGTTGGAGGAACGGGATCAAGTTGGAGTCGGAGGAGGACAAAGAGATTCTCCCCTACTCGGTATTCCTCCCAATCCTGAGTTTCATGTTCCTCTCCCCCCGTTCCTTTACAAACAGAGCCCGGGAAAAGAAGCCCCGCCTTAA